Proteins from a single region of Leuconostoc gasicomitatum LMG 18811:
- a CDS encoding GNAT family N-acetyltransferase, producing MTKQKIAARSNNLILRDMQAEDSEALARIYLDTRVTNFPWVRSPKLSDFDLASSGEKITVAVFDHEIVGFSSLSEWDSFLHLLFIKEGWQRQGIGAVLLKKAREMVKEPLELKVVTANVSAQRFYEREGFKVVAHSILSNPMNVTYRDDRNS from the coding sequence ATGACTAAGCAGAAAATTGCTGCGCGAAGTAACAACTTAATTCTGCGTGACATGCAAGCAGAAGACTCTGAGGCACTTGCGCGCATTTATTTAGATACGCGTGTCACTAATTTTCCTTGGGTTAGATCACCAAAATTATCTGATTTTGATTTAGCCAGTTCGGGTGAAAAAATAACAGTTGCTGTATTTGATCATGAGATTGTCGGCTTTTCATCGTTATCAGAATGGGATAGTTTTTTACATTTATTATTTATCAAAGAAGGCTGGCAACGACAAGGCATTGGTGCTGTGTTACTAAAAAAGGCACGTGAGATGGTCAAAGAACCACTTGAATTGAAAGTCGTAACTGCTAATGTCAGCGCGCAACGCTTCTACGAACGTGAAGGTTTTAAAGTGGTTGCGCATTCAATTTTATCAAATCCAATGAATGTGACGTATAGAGATGATCGAAACAGTTAG